A genomic window from Betta splendens chromosome 24, fBetSpl5.4, whole genome shotgun sequence includes:
- the LOC114849963 gene encoding kinesin-like protein KIF26A isoform X1, protein MYSQYWSSVHRRRPDHRRFTLVEGDPPLPPDSTCRRKWLHSAEEEVRKSCASRPNPEGEPGQSSGSEDELQSLCQRCHIMASQLNRQAAALADTAALKDPAYASFLFDKLQRLQFPRRGAHASVDAHCNVCGASYQQLRRLALRRALGFSRDMTPRPATPGIPTITPTPSASKSCWVSEELLVKRQQGAEAPWGWGGVQSAYLGGGGVKALATVTPLLTNNLEGVWRVSVCRPGEQHAMGLTSNKDNMTMKRSPPTNVLQHAVHSVSTQTSQPPSAAVAFFIRAAQKLSLSHRKKSQPGPRPSPGEAPRALLYTGGFSGALQLSPPAVPPCLLRGGAKVKDTPGMGKVRVMVRICSVHSSESSESMSFLKVEVRKKQLTLCETAAGGRSSAPKTFTFDAVFSQDASQAEVCSGTVAGIIQSVVNGADGCIFCYGHANLGKTYTMIGRDCSTQSLGVAPTAISWLFKVIEEWKEKAGTRFSVRVSAVEISGSEETLTDLLADLSCSSGGSQEAPGPAVSLRQDPLCGSQLQNQTELLVTSAEQAAFYLDAALAARRSSQTPNDQKARRNSHFLFTLHLYQERADKSKKAAVSGRSRLHLLDLGSCDAGAGQCLSLSALGNVILALANGAKHIPYRDSKLTMLLSESLGNINCRTTMIAHISDSPANYMETLTTVQLASRIHRMKKKKSKYSSSSSGGDSSCEEGPSRRPPHLRPLHPRTVTLDPDTPLLLDPDYSSSSEHSCDTVIYIGPGGTTISDREVSDNEGPPSFVPIIPSLNKKQVKDAPKSDGDHLKCNTFAELQERLDCIDGSEGPAAFSTEAKVAGRTSIRTQTRAMKPDRNPLQAFSEHTSITCSNKSDDVQHTSADADKVPASPLQPHMVQLSENSDPVVQEKVYLRAGIANTPSNATVRTLPLGINLQALKHSVERVPCTVRCPVELNIVRASLLGQCLDTDLLRTTVTLHQPVELNGEDELVFTVVEDLPHAVVPDNGHPSNLLSFSGSRSLEAFTSSTLPVSIISSINDEYDAYMSQQEAVGDGEVLPQQGNKSFVGCWPSGDANTSKDRNMAAQDVPTLTLPSLQHGIKSSLNDCGVCFSELDSDPATPSKTSFTKCSPYPDLAKSSQGSVKSRAQVPHQTPHANLPKKTKPTSTAAVNTQNDLFQGSGTFNSREKVFLSVGRPPRNGITSTSSRSPGGNSNSVPRPPKAQTLSSAPRVVAGCEKSGGRRGETLIKLPQLTRVATTLGTVSVPQSPELKCSQEGPGGTLKFSSLGKKSNAQMTHLISKSACGSISPPTSVAQSSQEQSALKASNNVEKSLSSKTSIFEEEFNIRHRADSIRHRTSSLRNEQVSARTSPSLETQGAKANFPKTFGSLMSLERCDSQSGNQSELFGENSGAASGGNGKCYRSVPKLGIPTSTSTFASSSIVPQANKLGQVRGTSGSQATICGRLKSRTLSSSNPKSFSSSHKTLDYATKHNTSLPLTGKAQAQTGLRGTIMGTKQAISRAANSRVSELVAGSPIKQLGRGPGLIASDGTDSWTSNFSGSQTNTPLPSPYSKITAPRRPQRYSSGHGSDNSSVLSGELPPAMGRTALFYHSGGSSGYESMIRDSETTGSTSSAHDSMSESRASSSKSRASKSSRKRGNGFQRRRLIPAPLPDTSSLGRSKEGQWLDLKEPFEIKVYEIDDVERLQQRQEAALGSEQQFHDVEKGLLYFNTRLRMLERRQQRITELKRKHERLQVELEEAKHQLMLHPSQWSREFDVDQDLDRESQEYLEALAQTTADLESCVNLCKSRVMMETCFDIVVTRATVMQDREV, encoded by the exons ATGTATTCTCAGTACTGGAGCTCGGTTCATAGGCGCCGTCCGGACCACAGGAGGTTTACG CTGGTGGAGGGggaccctcctcttcctcctgactCAACGTGTCGGAGGAAGTGGCTCCATTCGGCtgaagaggaggtgaggaagagCTGCGCGTCGCGCCCGAACCCTGAAGGCGAGCCGGGCCAGTCCAGCGGATCGGAGGACGAGCTGCAGAGCCTGTGCCAGCGCTGCCACATCATGGCATCACAGCTGAACagacaagctgctgctctggccgACACCGCGGCGCTGAAG GATCCGGCCTATgcctccttcctctttgataagCTGCAGCGCCTCCAGTTCCCTCGCCGCGGGGCCCACGCTTCTGTTGATGCCCACTGTAATGTCTGCGGTGCCTCCTACCAGCAGCTGAGACGCCTCGCTCTGCGCCGGGCTCTGGGCTTCAGCAGAGACATGACGCCCCGTCCCGCCACCCCAGGTATTCCCACCATCACCCCAACACCTTCGGCCTCAAAGAGCTGCTGGGTgagcgaggagctgctggtgaagcGGCAACAGGGAGCTGAGGCCCCCTGGGGATGGGGTGGAGTCCAGAGCGCCTACCTGGGAGGGGGAGGAGTCAAAGCGTTGGCCACAGTCACACCTCTACTTACAAACAACCTGGAAGGAGTGTGGAGGGTCTCTGTCTGCAGACCCGGGGAACAGCATGCCATG GGTTTGACTTCAAATAAAGACAACATGACCATGAAGCGTTCGCCTCCGACCAACGTCCTCCAGCATGCAGTTCATAGCGTCTCCACTCAGACCAGCCAGCCACCGTCGGCTGCTGTCGCCTTTTTCATCAG GGCGGCTCAGAAGCTCAGTCTGTCCCACAGGAAGAAGTCCCAGCCTGGGCCCCGCCCCTCACCCGGTGAGGCCCCCAGGGCTCTGCTGTACACAGGGGGCTTCAGTGGGGCCCTGCAGCTCTCCCCACCTGCCGTGCCACCATGTCTGCTCAGAGGGGGGGCAAAGGTCAAGGATACGCCAGGGATGGGCAAG GTCAGAGTGATGGTTCGGATCTGTTCGGTCCACAGCAGCGAATCCTCGGAGTCCATGTCCTTCCTCAAGGTCGAGGTCCGAAAGAAGCAGCTGACCCTGTGTGAGACAGCGGCTGGTGGGCGGTCCTCAGCACCAAAAACCTTCACATTCGATGCCGTCTTCTCCCAGGATGCGTCACAG GCCGAGGTATGTTCAGGGACGGTGGCGGGCATCATCCAGTCGGTGGTTAATGGAGCCGACGGCTGCATCTTCTGTTACGGACACGCTAACCTTG GTAAAACCTACACCATGATTGGTCGAGACTGCTCCACACAGAGTCTGGGCGTGGCTCCGACCGCCATCTCCTGGCTCTTTAAGGTGATCGAGGAGTGGAAGGAGAAGGCTGGCACTCGTTTCTCTGTCAGAGTGTCTGCTGTGGAGATCTCCGGTAGCGAGGAGACGCTCACCGACCTGCTGGCAGAcctgtcctgctcttctggGGGTTCCCAGGAGGCTCCCGGCCCAGCAGTGTCGCTGAGACAAGACCCGCTATGTGGATCACAG ctgcagaaccagacagaGCTTCTGGTGACCAGTGCAGAGCAAGCTGCGTTCTATCTGGACGCTGCCCTGGCAGCTCGGAGGAGCAGTCAGACTCCAAATGACCAGAAGGCTCGGAGGAactctcacttcctgttcacccTGCACCTCTACCAGGAGAGAGCGGACAAGAGTAAAAAGGCCGCAG TGTCGGGTCGGAGCCGTCTTCACCTCCTGGACTTGGGGAGCTGTGATGCAGGTGCAGGCCAGTGTCTGTCCCTATCTGCCCTGGGAAATGTCATCCTCGCCCTGGCCAATGGGGCCAAGCACATTCCATACAG GGACAGTAAGCTCACCATGCTGCTCAGTGAATCCCTGGGCAACATCAACTGTCGAACCACCATGATCGCTCACATCTCTGACTCCCCGGCAAACTACATGGAGACACTGACTACGGTGCAGCTGGCGTCTCGCATTCATcgcatgaagaagaagaagtcaaag tactcctccagctcctccggaGGGGACAGTTCCTGTGAGGAGGGGCCATCCCGTCGACCTCCTCATCTTCGACCCCTCCACCCTCGCACTGTGACCTTAGACCCAGACACACCCCTGCTGCTCGATCCTGACTATTCATCCAGCAGCGAGCACTCCTGCGACACAGTCATCTACATTGGGCCGGGAGGTACAACCATTTCGGATCGAGAAGTAAGCGATAATGAGGGGCCACCTTCCTTCGTCCCCATCATCCCCTCCTTGAACAAAAAGCAAGTCAAGGATGCACCCAAGTCTGATGGGGATCATCTTAAGTGTAACACATTTGCAGAGCTGCAAGAGAGGCTTGACTGTATTGATGGCAGCGAAGGCCCAGCTGCTTTCAGTACAGAGGCGAAGGTAGCAGGAAGAACATCAATTAGGACTCAAACCAGAGCCATGAAACCTGATAGGAACCCCCTCCAAGCGTTTTCAGAACACACATCGATCACATGCAGCAATAAATCTGATGATGTTCAGCACACGAGTGCAGATGCAGACAAAGTTCCAGCCAGCCCTCTTCAGCCACATATGGTCCAGCTCAGTGAGAACTCAGACCCTGTGGTTCAAGAGAAGGTCTACCTCAGGGCAGGTATAGCCAACACCCCCAGTAATGCAACTGTTAGGACTCTCCCACTGGGCATAAATCTACAAGCACTGAAGCACAGTGTGGAAAGGGTCCCTTGTACTGTCAGGTGTCCTGTTGAGCTCAACATTGTCCGGGCATCTCTGCTGGGCCAATGCCTTGACACAGATTTGCTGAGAACAACAGTGACTTTGCACCAGCCTGTTGAGTTGAACGGAGAAGATGAGCTTGTGTTTACTGTTGTAGAGGACCTTCCACATGCTGTTGTCCCAGACAACGGCCACCCCTCCAACCTCCTTAGCTTCAGTGGTTCTAGATCTTTAGAGGCCTTCACCTCGAGCACTCTCCCTGTGAGCATCATCAGCAGTATTAACGATGAGTATGATGCTTACATGTCTCAACAAGAAGCCGTGGGGGACGGGGAAGTGTTACCTCAACAAGGAAACAAGTCATTTGTTGGCTGTTGGCCCAGTGGTGATGCAAATACAAGCAAAGATAGAAACATGGCAGCACAGGATGTACCTACACTGACTCTGCCATCTTTGCAGCATGGAATCAAGAGCTCGCTGAATGACTGCGGTGTCTGTTTTTCAGAGCTGGACAGTGACCCTGCTACTCCAAGTAAAACTTCTTTTACCAAGTGCTCTCCCTACCCTGACTTAGCTAAATCTTCTCAAGGCTCTGTCAAGTCAAGAGCCCAGGTCCCCCACCAGACCCCTCATGCCAATCTTCCTAAGAAAACAAAGCCTACCTCAACTGCAGCTGTTAACACACAGAATGACTTGTTTCAGGGAAGCGGTACCTTTAACTCCAGAGAGAAGGTGTTTCTTTCTGTAGGTAGGCCGCCAAGAAATGGTATAACAAGCACTTCCTCCAGAAGCCCAGGAGGGAATAGTAATAGTGTACCTCGACCACCGAAGGCACAAACATTGTCCTCAGCCCCGAGGGTTGTGGCCGGCTGTGAGAAGTCTGGTGGCAGGCGAGGAGAGACTCTTATAAAGCTGCCACAACTCACCCGAGTTGCAACAACGCTAGGAACAGTTTCTGTCCCCCAGAGTCCAGAATTGAAATGCAGCCAAGAAGGACCAGGAGGTACTCTGAAATTCTCATCTTTAGGAAAAAAGTCAAATGCTCAGATGACCCATTTGATCTCCAAATCTGCATGTGGAAGTATCTCTCCTCCTACTTCTGTTGCACAGTCAAGCCAAGAACAAAGTGCCTTAAAAGCAAGCAACAATGTTGAAAAGTCCTTGTCTTCTAAAACATCAATCTTCGAGGAAGAATTTAACATCAGGCATCGAGCAGATTCAATCAGGCACAGAACTTCTAGTTTAAGGAATGAACAGGTCTCTGCCAGGACATCTCCCAGCCTCGAGACACAAGGAGCAAAAGCAAATTTCCCAAAGACCTTTGGGAGTCTGATGTCTCTGGAGAGATGTGACAGTCAAAGTGGAAACCAGTCTGAACTCTTCGGAGAGAACAGTGGTGCTGCCTCAGGAGGTAATGGCAAATGCTACAGATCCGTGCCAAAACTTGGGATTCCTACTTCCACCTCCACGTTTGCTTCTTCCTCTATTGTTCCACAGGCAAACAAACTGGGGCAGGTTCGAGGCACCAGTGGTTCACAAGCTACTATTTGTGGTAGATTAAAAAGTCGGACATTGTCTTCCAGCAACCCGAAGAGCTTCAGTTCTTCACACAAAACACTTGATTATGCTACTAAACACAATACCAGCTTACCGCTAACTGGTAAGGCTCAAGCTCAAACTGGGCTCAGAGGCACCATCATGGGTACAAAGCAGGCCATCAGCAGGGCAGCTAACAGCAGGGTAAGTGAACTAGTGGCTGGCAGTCCAATAAAGCAACTGGGCAGGGGACCTGGACTGATTGCAAGCGATGGCACTGACAGCTGGACCAGTAACTTCAGTgggtcacaaacaaacacgcctcTGCCGTCACCATACAGCAAGATCACAGCACCTCGAAGGCCTCAGCGCTACAGCAGTGGACACGGCAGCGACAACAGCAGCGTCCTGAGTGGGGAGCTGCCTCCCGCCATGGGCCGCACAGCCCTGTTTTACCACAGCGGTGGAAGCAGCGGCTACGAGAGCATGATCCGCGACAGTGAGACCACTGGCAGCACCTCATCAGCGCACGACTCCATGAGTGAGAGCAGAGCGTCATCATCCAAGAGCAGAGCTTCTAAATCCTCCAGGAAGAGAGGAAACG GGTTCCAGCGCCGGCGACTGATCCCAGCTCCCCTCCCTGACACCTCCTCTCTGGGCAGAAGTAAAGAGGGTCAGTGGTTGGACCTGAAGGAGCCCTTCGAGATAAAGGTGTATGAGATAGATGATGTGGAGcgtctgcagcagaggcaggaggcagCACTGGGTTCTGAG CAGCAGTTTCATGATGTTGAGAAG GGACTCCTCTACTTTAACACCCGGTTGCGGATGCTGGAGAGGCGGCAGCAGCGCATCACAGAGCTGAAGCGCAAACACgagaggctgcaggtggagctggaggaggccaagcACCAGCTGATGCTCCACCCGAGCcagtggagcagagagt TCGATGTAGACCAGGACCTGGACCGGGAGTCCCAGGAATACCTAGAGGCTCTGGCTCAGACCACAGCAGACCTGGAGTCCTGCGTCAACCTCTGCAAGTCACGCGTCATGATGGAGACCTGCTTCGACATTGTGGTAACAAGGGCCACCGTGATGCAGGACAGGGAGGTCTGA
- the LOC114849963 gene encoding kinesin-like protein KIF26A isoform X5, with protein sequence MDWKDLAAQKLSLSHRKKSQPGPRPSPGEAPRALLYTGGFSGALQLSPPAVPPCLLRGGAKVKDTPGMGKVRVMVRICSVHSSESSESMSFLKVEVRKKQLTLCETAAGGRSSAPKTFTFDAVFSQDASQAEVCSGTVAGIIQSVVNGADGCIFCYGHANLGKTYTMIGRDCSTQSLGVAPTAISWLFKVIEEWKEKAGTRFSVRVSAVEISGSEETLTDLLADLSCSSGGSQEAPGPAVSLRQDPLCGSQLQNQTELLVTSAEQAAFYLDAALAARRSSQTPNDQKARRNSHFLFTLHLYQERADKSKKAAVSGRSRLHLLDLGSCDAGAGQCLSLSALGNVILALANGAKHIPYRDSKLTMLLSESLGNINCRTTMIAHISDSPANYMETLTTVQLASRIHRMKKKKSKYSSSSSGGDSSCEEGPSRRPPHLRPLHPRTVTLDPDTPLLLDPDYSSSSEHSCDTVIYIGPGGTTISDREVSDNEGPPSFVPIIPSLNKKQVKDAPKSDGDHLKCNTFAELQERLDCIDGSEGPAAFSTEAKVAGRTSIRTQTRAMKPDRNPLQAFSEHTSITCSNKSDDVQHTSADADKVPASPLQPHMVQLSENSDPVVQEKVYLRAGIANTPSNATVRTLPLGINLQALKHSVERVPCTVRCPVELNIVRASLLGQCLDTDLLRTTVTLHQPVELNGEDELVFTVVEDLPHAVVPDNGHPSNLLSFSGSRSLEAFTSSTLPVSIISSINDEYDAYMSQQEAVGDGEVLPQQGNKSFVGCWPSGDANTSKDRNMAAQDVPTLTLPSLQHGIKSSLNDCGVCFSELDSDPATPSKTSFTKCSPYPDLAKSSQGSVKSRAQVPHQTPHANLPKKTKPTSTAAVNTQNDLFQGSGTFNSREKVFLSVGRPPRNGITSTSSRSPGGNSNSVPRPPKAQTLSSAPRVVAGCEKSGGRRGETLIKLPQLTRVATTLGTVSVPQSPELKCSQEGPGGTLKFSSLGKKSNAQMTHLISKSACGSISPPTSVAQSSQEQSALKASNNVEKSLSSKTSIFEEEFNIRHRADSIRHRTSSLRNEQVSARTSPSLETQGAKANFPKTFGSLMSLERCDSQSGNQSELFGENSGAASGGNGKCYRSVPKLGIPTSTSTFASSSIVPQANKLGQVRGTSGSQATICGRLKSRTLSSSNPKSFSSSHKTLDYATKHNTSLPLTGKAQAQTGLRGTIMGTKQAISRAANSRVSELVAGSPIKQLGRGPGLIASDGTDSWTSNFSGSQTNTPLPSPYSKITAPRRPQRYSSGHGSDNSSVLSGELPPAMGRTALFYHSGGSSGYESMIRDSETTGSTSSAHDSMSESRASSSKSRASKSSRKRGNGFQRRRLIPAPLPDTSSLGRSKEGQWLDLKEPFEIKVYEIDDVERLQQRQEAALGSEQQFHDVEKGLLYFNTRLRMLERRQQRITELKRKHERLQVELEEAKHQLMLHPSQWSREFDVDQDLDRESQEYLEALAQTTADLESCVNLCKSRVMMETCFDIVVTRATVMQDREV encoded by the exons ATGGATTGGAAAGATCT GGCGGCTCAGAAGCTCAGTCTGTCCCACAGGAAGAAGTCCCAGCCTGGGCCCCGCCCCTCACCCGGTGAGGCCCCCAGGGCTCTGCTGTACACAGGGGGCTTCAGTGGGGCCCTGCAGCTCTCCCCACCTGCCGTGCCACCATGTCTGCTCAGAGGGGGGGCAAAGGTCAAGGATACGCCAGGGATGGGCAAG GTCAGAGTGATGGTTCGGATCTGTTCGGTCCACAGCAGCGAATCCTCGGAGTCCATGTCCTTCCTCAAGGTCGAGGTCCGAAAGAAGCAGCTGACCCTGTGTGAGACAGCGGCTGGTGGGCGGTCCTCAGCACCAAAAACCTTCACATTCGATGCCGTCTTCTCCCAGGATGCGTCACAG GCCGAGGTATGTTCAGGGACGGTGGCGGGCATCATCCAGTCGGTGGTTAATGGAGCCGACGGCTGCATCTTCTGTTACGGACACGCTAACCTTG GTAAAACCTACACCATGATTGGTCGAGACTGCTCCACACAGAGTCTGGGCGTGGCTCCGACCGCCATCTCCTGGCTCTTTAAGGTGATCGAGGAGTGGAAGGAGAAGGCTGGCACTCGTTTCTCTGTCAGAGTGTCTGCTGTGGAGATCTCCGGTAGCGAGGAGACGCTCACCGACCTGCTGGCAGAcctgtcctgctcttctggGGGTTCCCAGGAGGCTCCCGGCCCAGCAGTGTCGCTGAGACAAGACCCGCTATGTGGATCACAG ctgcagaaccagacagaGCTTCTGGTGACCAGTGCAGAGCAAGCTGCGTTCTATCTGGACGCTGCCCTGGCAGCTCGGAGGAGCAGTCAGACTCCAAATGACCAGAAGGCTCGGAGGAactctcacttcctgttcacccTGCACCTCTACCAGGAGAGAGCGGACAAGAGTAAAAAGGCCGCAG TGTCGGGTCGGAGCCGTCTTCACCTCCTGGACTTGGGGAGCTGTGATGCAGGTGCAGGCCAGTGTCTGTCCCTATCTGCCCTGGGAAATGTCATCCTCGCCCTGGCCAATGGGGCCAAGCACATTCCATACAG GGACAGTAAGCTCACCATGCTGCTCAGTGAATCCCTGGGCAACATCAACTGTCGAACCACCATGATCGCTCACATCTCTGACTCCCCGGCAAACTACATGGAGACACTGACTACGGTGCAGCTGGCGTCTCGCATTCATcgcatgaagaagaagaagtcaaag tactcctccagctcctccggaGGGGACAGTTCCTGTGAGGAGGGGCCATCCCGTCGACCTCCTCATCTTCGACCCCTCCACCCTCGCACTGTGACCTTAGACCCAGACACACCCCTGCTGCTCGATCCTGACTATTCATCCAGCAGCGAGCACTCCTGCGACACAGTCATCTACATTGGGCCGGGAGGTACAACCATTTCGGATCGAGAAGTAAGCGATAATGAGGGGCCACCTTCCTTCGTCCCCATCATCCCCTCCTTGAACAAAAAGCAAGTCAAGGATGCACCCAAGTCTGATGGGGATCATCTTAAGTGTAACACATTTGCAGAGCTGCAAGAGAGGCTTGACTGTATTGATGGCAGCGAAGGCCCAGCTGCTTTCAGTACAGAGGCGAAGGTAGCAGGAAGAACATCAATTAGGACTCAAACCAGAGCCATGAAACCTGATAGGAACCCCCTCCAAGCGTTTTCAGAACACACATCGATCACATGCAGCAATAAATCTGATGATGTTCAGCACACGAGTGCAGATGCAGACAAAGTTCCAGCCAGCCCTCTTCAGCCACATATGGTCCAGCTCAGTGAGAACTCAGACCCTGTGGTTCAAGAGAAGGTCTACCTCAGGGCAGGTATAGCCAACACCCCCAGTAATGCAACTGTTAGGACTCTCCCACTGGGCATAAATCTACAAGCACTGAAGCACAGTGTGGAAAGGGTCCCTTGTACTGTCAGGTGTCCTGTTGAGCTCAACATTGTCCGGGCATCTCTGCTGGGCCAATGCCTTGACACAGATTTGCTGAGAACAACAGTGACTTTGCACCAGCCTGTTGAGTTGAACGGAGAAGATGAGCTTGTGTTTACTGTTGTAGAGGACCTTCCACATGCTGTTGTCCCAGACAACGGCCACCCCTCCAACCTCCTTAGCTTCAGTGGTTCTAGATCTTTAGAGGCCTTCACCTCGAGCACTCTCCCTGTGAGCATCATCAGCAGTATTAACGATGAGTATGATGCTTACATGTCTCAACAAGAAGCCGTGGGGGACGGGGAAGTGTTACCTCAACAAGGAAACAAGTCATTTGTTGGCTGTTGGCCCAGTGGTGATGCAAATACAAGCAAAGATAGAAACATGGCAGCACAGGATGTACCTACACTGACTCTGCCATCTTTGCAGCATGGAATCAAGAGCTCGCTGAATGACTGCGGTGTCTGTTTTTCAGAGCTGGACAGTGACCCTGCTACTCCAAGTAAAACTTCTTTTACCAAGTGCTCTCCCTACCCTGACTTAGCTAAATCTTCTCAAGGCTCTGTCAAGTCAAGAGCCCAGGTCCCCCACCAGACCCCTCATGCCAATCTTCCTAAGAAAACAAAGCCTACCTCAACTGCAGCTGTTAACACACAGAATGACTTGTTTCAGGGAAGCGGTACCTTTAACTCCAGAGAGAAGGTGTTTCTTTCTGTAGGTAGGCCGCCAAGAAATGGTATAACAAGCACTTCCTCCAGAAGCCCAGGAGGGAATAGTAATAGTGTACCTCGACCACCGAAGGCACAAACATTGTCCTCAGCCCCGAGGGTTGTGGCCGGCTGTGAGAAGTCTGGTGGCAGGCGAGGAGAGACTCTTATAAAGCTGCCACAACTCACCCGAGTTGCAACAACGCTAGGAACAGTTTCTGTCCCCCAGAGTCCAGAATTGAAATGCAGCCAAGAAGGACCAGGAGGTACTCTGAAATTCTCATCTTTAGGAAAAAAGTCAAATGCTCAGATGACCCATTTGATCTCCAAATCTGCATGTGGAAGTATCTCTCCTCCTACTTCTGTTGCACAGTCAAGCCAAGAACAAAGTGCCTTAAAAGCAAGCAACAATGTTGAAAAGTCCTTGTCTTCTAAAACATCAATCTTCGAGGAAGAATTTAACATCAGGCATCGAGCAGATTCAATCAGGCACAGAACTTCTAGTTTAAGGAATGAACAGGTCTCTGCCAGGACATCTCCCAGCCTCGAGACACAAGGAGCAAAAGCAAATTTCCCAAAGACCTTTGGGAGTCTGATGTCTCTGGAGAGATGTGACAGTCAAAGTGGAAACCAGTCTGAACTCTTCGGAGAGAACAGTGGTGCTGCCTCAGGAGGTAATGGCAAATGCTACAGATCCGTGCCAAAACTTGGGATTCCTACTTCCACCTCCACGTTTGCTTCTTCCTCTATTGTTCCACAGGCAAACAAACTGGGGCAGGTTCGAGGCACCAGTGGTTCACAAGCTACTATTTGTGGTAGATTAAAAAGTCGGACATTGTCTTCCAGCAACCCGAAGAGCTTCAGTTCTTCACACAAAACACTTGATTATGCTACTAAACACAATACCAGCTTACCGCTAACTGGTAAGGCTCAAGCTCAAACTGGGCTCAGAGGCACCATCATGGGTACAAAGCAGGCCATCAGCAGGGCAGCTAACAGCAGGGTAAGTGAACTAGTGGCTGGCAGTCCAATAAAGCAACTGGGCAGGGGACCTGGACTGATTGCAAGCGATGGCACTGACAGCTGGACCAGTAACTTCAGTgggtcacaaacaaacacgcctcTGCCGTCACCATACAGCAAGATCACAGCACCTCGAAGGCCTCAGCGCTACAGCAGTGGACACGGCAGCGACAACAGCAGCGTCCTGAGTGGGGAGCTGCCTCCCGCCATGGGCCGCACAGCCCTGTTTTACCACAGCGGTGGAAGCAGCGGCTACGAGAGCATGATCCGCGACAGTGAGACCACTGGCAGCACCTCATCAGCGCACGACTCCATGAGTGAGAGCAGAGCGTCATCATCCAAGAGCAGAGCTTCTAAATCCTCCAGGAAGAGAGGAAACG GGTTCCAGCGCCGGCGACTGATCCCAGCTCCCCTCCCTGACACCTCCTCTCTGGGCAGAAGTAAAGAGGGTCAGTGGTTGGACCTGAAGGAGCCCTTCGAGATAAAGGTGTATGAGATAGATGATGTGGAGcgtctgcagcagaggcaggaggcagCACTGGGTTCTGAG CAGCAGTTTCATGATGTTGAGAAG GGACTCCTCTACTTTAACACCCGGTTGCGGATGCTGGAGAGGCGGCAGCAGCGCATCACAGAGCTGAAGCGCAAACACgagaggctgcaggtggagctggaggaggccaagcACCAGCTGATGCTCCACCCGAGCcagtggagcagagagt TCGATGTAGACCAGGACCTGGACCGGGAGTCCCAGGAATACCTAGAGGCTCTGGCTCAGACCACAGCAGACCTGGAGTCCTGCGTCAACCTCTGCAAGTCACGCGTCATGATGGAGACCTGCTTCGACATTGTGGTAACAAGGGCCACCGTGATGCAGGACAGGGAGGTCTGA